Part of the Deinococcus sp. LM3 genome is shown below.
CGCTGAGTACGGCGGGGTTGCTCAGGTGCGAGCCGTACTGCCAGCGGCCGCCCTGGAAGCGGTACGTGCCGCACGCACTGGTCTCTCCGTCCGTGATGGGGTGCGCCTGGGGGCGGGCCTGCCGGGCACGGGCTTCGACGTCTGTGCCGAGCAGGGTCTGGATGGCCGCGAGCGCACCGGGCAGCGTGAGGATGTCGTTCACGCGCGCACTGGCCTGCTTGGTGAGGGTCTCCAGGTCCACGCGCAGCCCACCGGGGTACACGGGGTCGCCGAAGCGACCGTCCGCAATCTTGGCCTGGTGGCGGGGCGTGCCGAGGGGTTCCCCGGCGTACTGGAGCTTCCACTCGGTCCCGCTGCGGTAGAAGACGCCTTCCCCGTTCACGATCTGGCGGAGGTACCCGCTGTGCGTCAGGCGCTGCTCGCGCAGCTGGGCCTGCTCCTCATGCGTGAGGGCGTTCAGTGCTTCGGCCACGCCGGCATCGTGGCGGCGCAGCACCAGCAGGACGGTAGTGACGCCCGCCCCAGCCGCCCGGAAGGCCCCCTCGGGCACGGCGGACAGCATCAGGGGGTGCGCGAGGTCGATCAGCGCCTCGCGGTGCGGGCGGTCGCTGTCCACGCGGAACATGCTCTCGGGCACGACAACGGTCATCAGGCCGCCGGGGGTGACGCGGCGCAGGCCTTCGAGGACGAAGTACCAGTGCGCCTGCCGGAGGTCGGGGCGGTGCAATCTCGCCTGGGCGCCGCGTGTGCCGAAGGGCGGGTTGCCGATCACGAGATCGAACGGGGCGTCCTCGCTCTGCGTGGTGTACGTCTCAAAGGAGGCGTTCCAGACGGTCACGTGAGGGTGCAGAGCCTGCGCGACAGCGGCGCTGGTCTCGTCGAGTTCCACGCCGACCACGTCACTGAACTTGGGGGCGCGCGCGAGGAAGGCGCCGCCACCGCAGCTGAATTCGAGGATGCGGCGGGTGCTGCCGAGCGCCTGGCTGAGGTCGTACGCGACCTGCACGAGTTCGCCGGGGGTGTAGAAGGCGCTGGTGCTGGCGCTGTGCTCGCCGAGGCCACCTTCACCACTCCAGGCGCGCAGAGCGGCGTGATCGGCCGGGGTGACGCCGCGGGCGAGGATGTCGCGGACGGCCTGGTTGGCCTTCAGGCGAGCGTCCGTGCTGACGATGGGCAGAGCCTCTACGCCGTAGGGTTCGGCGCTGGAGGCGGGAGCGTACGTCGGCGCGGAGCGCATCCGGAATGCGTCGAGGGCTGGATCCACTGTGATCACAGCGGGGGCGGCCTGAGTGGGGTGTGCGGCGCCCTTGCTCTTGACCTTGCCCTGGCTGGCCTTGCGGGCAGGCTGGGCTGCGGGCGTGACGGCATCAAACAGACTGATCAGTGACATGTGCCCGACTGGGCCCGTGACCTGGTCACGGGCCATAGCTTCCTTACAACAGGGTTGACGCGCATCAACCCCGGGTATGGAGCTGGGTTGACGCGCATCAACCCCGGGGTATGAAGCTGGGTTGACGCGCATCAACCCCGGGGTACGAAGCTGGGTTGACGCGCATCAACCCCGGGGTACGAAGCTGGGTTGACGCGCATCAACCCCGGGGTACGAAGCTGGGTTGACGCGCATCAACCCCGGGGTACGAAGCTGGGTTGACGCGCATCAACCCTGGGATGCAAGAGCGAACCGGAAAAGGCTAATAGCTTGAGAGGAGGCGATATCGCCTCCTCTTGTTCATCTCGGCAAGGCCTGGCTCAGGATGGCGCGAACGCCTCCTCAAGCTGGCGAAGCAGGTCGTGCACGTGAGCCTGCTGCGCGGTGGTGAGCGCATTGAGTCGGGCGGGTTTCAGATGCCGGGTGACACGGAGAGCAGCGTCATAGACCTCAGGGCGTTCTTGTGCACCCTTGAGGACTTCGTTCACACGGTCCTTCGCGGTTCGGGTGCTCCAGGCACCATCGACGGCCTGCTGAAGGAGGGTGGACCGCTCCGGGCGTTCTCCTAGCCGCACAAGTTCCAGCGCGACAGTGGGCGCCACCGTCCGGCCGTACACCGCACGAATCTCTGCCGGGCGCAACCGCAGCACGCGGGCGTACTTGGTGTTGAAGGTAGAGAGACTGGCACTGGTAAGGACTTTAAGTTTATCCTGCAGGTCGTGGGGATCCTCGCCCGTCTTCAGGACGCGGCTCATCAAGCCAGGGAGGGCATCCATTTCGACATTCAGTTGGGCGGCGAGCGTCCGGAACACACCGCGCACCACCTCGAACTGATCGAGTTCCTCACGCTGCGTGTTCTCCAACGTGGACAGCGCGTCAAGCTGATCATCCCGGAAGCTGTAGACGCTCGCAAGGACGACGGTGTCACCGAGTAGACGGCGGCTGTGGTACCGCCGCCACCCAGCGACCAGTTGGTAGCGGTAGGGACCAGTGCGGTCAGGGTGGGGGCGCAGCAGGACTGGTTGTAGTTGGCCGTATTCCTGGATGGCCGCCATCAGGCCTGCGAGATCCGCCTCGCCGTATGGGTCATTCCCAAGGCTGCCTCGAGGGTTCCAGTCGCCCGTGATGTCGATCTCGCTGAGCGAGATCTCGTGCACGCCTGAGGCGTAAGCTGCCTTCACCACCTGATTCAGTTCGTCGTTTGACGCCTGCGCACGGATCTGCTGGTCGTGCAGGGAGAGACCACCTGGCCGGCCACGCCGACCACTCATGGGGCCACCAGCTGAGCCTGGCGGGCGGCAGCATGCACGACCGCGTCCGTGACGGCATTGATCTCCTGCACGGCCGGACTCTTGGGTCGGTACACCGCGACGGGCTGCATCGCGTTGGGCGCATCCTTGTAGATGCCGGGGCGGAAGGCGATGGGCGGCGCGGTGGGGCCGAGATCGGCATACACCTGCGTCAGGGCGTCGTATACCTCGGCGTCGTGGAGAAGATTTTTGTTGTAGCCAGTGACGACGAACAGACCGAAGTTCAGGCCCGGGTTGATGGCACGGGCCTGCCGAATGACCCGGCTGACGTTGTCGATGTTGTCCAGGCCCTTTGAGCCGGTGACAGGCATGATCATCAGATCGCTTGCGGCAATGCAGGCCAGGACGAGAGCGTTGTCCGCGGGGGGTGTGTCAATCAGGACGTAGTCGTAGCGGTGACTGAGGGCTTGAATGGCGCGGCGCAGTCGGCCCTGTTCTTCGGGGAGCTGTCCACTCAGGTAGAGTTCGGCGCCTTTGAGGTGGCGGTTCGAGGGGATGACGTCCATGTCGAAGGCTGGGATCGGTTGAGGGAGGGTGTCGGCGGTCTCGTCGAGCACCTGGCGGATGGTGGCCTGGACGCTCAGGGCTGTAGGGACCGAGCCGTCTTCAGGGGTTTGGAAGAGGCCGAGCCACCGCGTGAGGCTGGCCTGGGGGTCTGCGTCAATGAGGAGAACCCGGTGACCGCGAGTGGCGAGTGCGTAGCCCAGGTCGCGGGTGAGGCTGGTCTTGCCGCTGCCGCCAGCTTGGTTGTAGGTGGCGAGGACAGTCATGGTGGGGCGCATGGGGGTCTCCTTGGGTACGGTCGTGAGGGGAACGATGCGGGCTACGTCGGTGGCGTAGTGCCTCAGGGTGAACTCCTGCCCACGCTGCACCGCGCTCAGGACGGCGGGCAGTTGCTGGCGGAGTTGAGAGGTGAGCACCACGCCCTCCGGTCGCTGATCTGGGGTCCGCTTCTTTCGGGGCACGAGAGTAAGGTACAAATGTTGAACACTTTTTACAAGGTGCCCCGTGCATGCCTCAGAACAGCCGCTCAGTGCCGGGCTTCATCTCGCCCCACCGCGGGGCGGGGCGACGCCGCTCCCGCCAGTGCGCCACGCGCGCCGGGTCCAGCGTCATGGCCCGCAGGTCCGCCGCGCCCAGCAGCTTCTCATCCGCCGCGCCCCGCAGCCACGACCCGATCTCCCGCGCGCCCCGCTCCACGCCTCGGAAGCCCACGTACGTGCCGTCCACGCTGTCGCAATGGCAGAAACTCAGGTGCCGGACGCGCCGCGCGCTGTTCACGCGGCCCACGTGGGTTCGCAGGCCCTCGGCGTTCGCCCGTTCCAGGAGCGCTGCCCCCACCGCCTCCCGCCAGGGGTCACTGCCGCCCAGGAAGGCCACGTCGCAGGGCGGCAACTCCAGTTCCTCTGCACCGTCTTGCAGGCAGTACGCGAGGGGGAACCCCAGCTCGGCGAGTTCCGGCGCGGCCGCGTGGAATGCCGCGAGGGTGCTGCGTCCGCAACCGGGGACATCGGGGACCACCACGAACTGGCAGCGGGCGATCAACTCCGGGTCGTGCACGCGCCGCAGGTGCTCGACGAACTCGTCATAGTGGAAGCCGTGCTTGCTCAGGGCGTCGCAGTCCGACGCCCAGGGGCGCTGGGACGTCAGTATGCTGCCCAGTCCACCCACGCGCGGTCCGGTCATCACCCCAATGTCCGGGTGGGCGTCCAGGTCGTCCAAGTCACTGCTCGTGCTCGCGAAATACAACATGCGCGCTGGCGGGGCCGGGCCGCATCGCGGACAGGCCATCACTGACGTTCTCGAAGGGAAATTTGGCCGCACCTGCGGCCACTTCCTTGAGTTACACGTGCTGGATCACCAGCGGGGTGGGATGGTTCGTGTGGAGCGGCGCTCCAGCAGCGCTGCCGTGACGGCCTGGAGCGCGCGCGCGTGACTGAGCGCACTGGCCGGGTCAATCTGCGGCGTCTCGACCGTGTACCCCATGCCGGGCAGGCTCGGCAGGTACCGCGCGTACGGATTCAGTGTCCGGTCCTGCTCGTCCACGATCGCCTGGAGGTCCAGTGGCGTCAGGGGCGGTGTACCCAGTGGAAGGCTGGCGGCCACGGCCGCCGTGATGAAGCGCCCGGTCCACGCGATCAGGGTGACTGGACCGGCTGACCGCAGGGCCTCCAGCATTTGCGGGTACACCTGGGTGAAGGGTGGCTCGCTCGCGAGGTCCAGGGTCGTGAGGCCATGCCGCCGGTACGCACCTCCCTCGATGGGCCCGAGTGGCTGGGCGCGCCAGACGTGCTCGGCACCCGGGGTGATCAGGGCCAGTTCGATGACCTCGCCGGGTAGGCCGGTGGTGAGGACACCCACGAACGCGAGGGGCGCGCCGGGGAACACGCCATGGGTGTGGAGGGCGTCCGCGTAGAGGGTCATGCGCTGGGCGGCCTGCTCTTCGAAGGTCTTCGGGATCTCGATCATGGGGGTCTCCTGGTGGAAGGTCGTTCCATGCAGGACGTGGCCGCACGCGGTTCGCGTGCGGCCTGTGGTGGGATCATCGGTGGGGGAGGCGCGGCTGGTGCGGGCTGGGCCGGTGGGGGAGACTGCGGGGGGCACGGTGCGGGGCGCTCTCGCGGCGGAGTCGGGTGGGGTGCATGACCCTGACCTGGCCTCCGCCAGGAGGCCACGCCTAGAGAGGCGGCAGGCCGAGCAGATCGCGCAGGTTCAGGTTCAGTTTCGGGACGGCCTCGTCGTACGTCTCCCGGGCGAGTCGCTCGGCTTCCTCCATGCTGGTCGCTTCCCCGGTCGCGGTGCCGTTGTGGAAGACCGCGCCCCGGCGGACCAGGCCGCGCAGGGTGTGGCGGTGCAGGGCGCGCTCCACGCGCTCACCCTGGATGGCCACCCGGTACGCGTCAGCCCGTTCCGTGTCCTGCACGGTGGTCAGGACTTCCAGCCCGAGTTTCTCCACCTCGGCGGCGGTGCTGGGGACCATCCAGACGCGCTGCGCGGGGTACATGGCGCGCAAGGCGTCGACGATCGCCTCGCCGATCGGCCAGCGGTACGCGGCACACACGGGTCCATCCTTGCTGGTCATCACCTTGATCATGCTCAATGAAGAGCAACACGCCCCCCACCGTGTCAAGTGGGGGGCGTGGGAGCGGAGTTGAGACTCGCTTCAGGAGCGGGCCATCAGGGGCCAGCCTGCGTAATCCTGCGTGACGCCGAGCAGGGGGGTGAGGCGTGCGGCGTGCTGCACTTCCAGCTGCGCCGGCCAGAGGGCGAGGGAGTCCGGTTCCACGTCCTGGTGCTGCTCAGCGTGCAGCACGTCAGCCAGGGCCAGCACCCCGGCGCGGCCGAGCACGTCGCAGAAGTCCCCCTCCGCGAGGGCGGGGATCTGCCGCACGCGAGGCGCGCCCACACGGAATGCGAGGTCCTGGATGCGGGCCCGCATACGCTCGCCACTCTCGTCCGCGTCGGCGTACACCCATACCTCGCGGTCCAGGCCGTCGAGGAAGGGCGTGGTGTCGGTGCCGGGCAGGCCCTGCACGTCGAAGTCCAACCCCAACTCCCGGATGACTCGCCAGGCCGCGGCTGCGTTGAGTTCACCCTCGATGACCAGGAGGCGGCTGGCCTGTCCGTACCGTGGGTTGCACCAGGCGGGCGTGCCGTGGCCGGGAACCATGACGGAGTACTTGCTGCGCGCCGCGCCGTGCACACGACGCTTGAAGTTCACGACGCGCCCGGTGGGGCCCCGCACGGCGAAGACCAGGTCGTTCCCGAGGGCGGCAACGTCGAGTTCGCTGGGGGGCCACAGGCCGCGCCGGGCGAGGTCTTTCGCGGCCGGATGGTCCTCGTGCAGGGGGGTGAGCCGCCGGCGGAGGGCCTCCGCATCCCGGTGTGTGACCGCGCGCAGGTCCGCCAGTGCCTCCTGCGCGAGTGCGAGGACGTCCACGGGGGGTTTCTCGGTCGCGGTGCTGGGCGTGAAGCCCTGATCGGGCGTGCCCGTGAAGCGGAGGAGTTCCGCCCGGGCGTCCGGGCCGCTGAAGCCGAGGCTGATCAGGAAGGTGTAGGCGGTACCGCTCCCGGCGTTGCGCCCGCGCTTCTTCCACATCCACGTTCCGGCGCGGTTGCGCCAGACGCTGAAGCTGGGGTCGGCTTCCTGCATGCCGGGGCGGGGATCATGGATGGTGCCGCCCTTGGTGCCGAGGCCCCGGGCGGCCGGTGCGCCGCAGTGCGTGGCAATCAGGGCGCGCAGGTCGCAGGCATCGATGGCTGTGGTGAGACTCATACGCCTCCCGTGGCCCAGCCCTCTGGCTGGGCCACTCCTGCCGGGTTCAGCGGAGCAGGGTGCGCAGGAATGTCAGGACGTGTGTGGTGAGCTGAGCCGGATCGCTCATCAGCACGCAGGGGCCGAACGCGCGCTCGTACGCGGCGGCCACGTCCGGCTGCACGTCGAGCAGGATCGGCACGACGAGGCCATCATGCCGCGCGCGCAGCTGGGCGCACTGGGTGTAATCACGCTCCATGAGGGCGCCGTCGCTGAGGATCACGGTGATACTCCGGCCGGGCAGGACGGGGGACCACAGGCCCTGGAGTGTGGGGGCGAGGCGGGTGTTGCCGTACGCCTGCAGGTCCGCCACGGCATTCAGGGCGGCGGTGGGCAGCGTGCCCGTCTGAATGAGCGGCTGCGCATCATCGGCGAACGCAGTGGCCAGGATGGGCGTGCCGCTCTGCTGCGCGGCCAGCGTCAGGATGAACGCCATGCGCCGGGCGTGCGCGAGTCGATCCTGGTAATTCATGCTGCTGCTCACGTCGATCGCGAGCCGCAGGTGCGCCGGACCGGGACGCTTCACGCCGACCTTCAGGTCGAAGGGGCGCTCGCTGCCCGTTTCGTGCCGGTCGTACCGGTAGCGGCCTCGGTCGCGGCTGGGTTGCGTCCGGTCCGGCAGGGCCGGGGGGCACAGGGCTGCGGCGAGGCGGCGGGCCTCACCCTGCACCTGGGCCTGGAGGTGCTCGGCGCGGGGCGTCACCTGCGGATCCACCTCCGGTTTGATCGGGCGGGGCTCCGCACCGTGCAACTGGCCGGGCCCGTCTCCAGCGGCACTCCCCTGGAGGGATGGACCGGGTGTCTGCGGCAGCAGGGCCTGCCCACCTCCATCGAGGAAGAAACGGAACTCCTCGCGTTCGGGCGCCTGCTCGGGGAGATTCAGGATCTGCAGGATGCGCCGGGCGGCGTCGACGACCGCGTCGTACGTGGGGGCGACCCAGGCCTCCTCCACGATCGCCTTCACCTCGGGCCACAGGCCTGCGTCCGCCTGATCGGGCGTGAAGGACCAGATGGGGTGGTGGCAGGTGAAGCGGTGCAGGAGGCAACCACGCAGGACGTCCCCGCCCAGGCCACCCTGCTCGATGGCGTGCGCGGCGTCCACGTCCGCTGCCAGCTGGAACAGCGCCGTGAGGTGCGGGAAGTCCACGGCGGTGAGGCGCTCCATGCGTTCGTCCTCGAGCATGTTCACGAGCTGGCCGTGCAGGCCCGCGGGGAGCAGGCCGGAGTGGTGCGTGTGCCCGGCCTCGTGCGCGATGAGGGATTCGAGGTAGGTCTGCTGGAACTCGTGCAGGTCCGCCGGCAGGCCACGCACGTGGCGGGCGAGGTGCAGGGGCGGGTACGGGTACTCGGGGTTGCACACGACGACGTGATTGACCATGTCGACGTAGGCGGACGGTTCGCTGGGGGTGAGGGTGAGGCGGTAGGTGGGCCGCCAGGAGTAGTACCGCCAGGCGTCCCACGCCCACTTCTGAATGCGGGGGGTCTGCCACCATTTCTGCTGGGTCATGCGTATACCGTGGCCCCCAGCGTCTGGGGGCCAGAACTCCCCACATGAAGAAAGCCCCCCGGAGGGGGCCACCGCCTCACGCGGCCTTGTGAAGCAGGCCCTTGCGGAACTGTTCCTCTAGGCGGGCCTTCAGGGCGTTCACGGCCGCCGGGTCGGGCAGGCCCTCGTCGGTCAACTCGCAGCAGAACGGCGTGACGGTGACGAGCAGCGCCTCGCGCAAGGCGTTGGTCTCGGAGAGGCCCGCCTGGACGAGGTCCTGCACTTCCGCGAGGAAGTTCAGAGTGACACCGGTGTTCATGGGCCGGGCGAGCAGCTGCCCCTGGTCGACCGTCATGCTGCGTGTGGCCACTTCCAGGGCGTACGCGACACGCGCCGTCCCAGGTGTGGCCGCCTTCGCGTAGACCGGCATGATCACCGCCTCGGCAGGGTAGGAAACGAACATGACACGCTGGAAGCGCCGCAGGAGGGCGGGGTCGAGCTCGCCGCTCTGCGTGTACGAGCTGCCGGCGTTCGTGGTGCACAGGACGCTGAGCAGGCGCGTCGGGGCGTACAGGACTTCACCGGCGCCGGGGAGATCCAGGGTGTAGTACCGCCCGTCGGGCACGTCGACGCCCAGCGTGGCTTTGAGTTCCGTGGCGCTGACGTCGTCGAGCAGGCCGATCAGGGCGTTGCGGTGGTACGCGTCCAGGCGGAGCAGCTCGTCGATCAGGAGGGTGGTGCGCGTGCCCTGCTGCGCGAGGCGCATGGCCCGGGCGAGCGGGCCGTCCACCCAGCGGGCGCCCTGCAGGGTGGGGGAGATGAATCCGATCATGTCGCGGTCCTCCAGACCGGGGCGGCCCTTGAGGGACACGATGGTCGAACCGGTGGACAGGGCGACGCGCTTGCCGAGTTCGGTCTTCCCGCAGCCGGTGGGGCCGACGAGCAGGGCGCGGATGCCGTACGCGGCCCGCCGGGTGAGGCGGCCTTCCTCGCTGAGATCCGCACCGGGCTCGCCGGGCTGGCGGGGGGACTGCCCGAGGAGGACCGGGGAGTGCGTCCACGCGCTGGGGGCGGAGAGGGGCCCGGTGATCCAGGAGCAGGTATCCGCGTAGAGCTTCCCGGTGTAGTACAGGGTGTCCAGGACGCGCTGGAGATCATCCTTGAATTCAGCGGTGTGGCTGAGCGTGGCCAGTTGATCCTCAGTGGCGGGGAGGGTGACCGCGTGCTGGTCGATGGTGTGCAGGAGGGCACCCCACCGTTCGGCGAGTTCGGTGTGCTTGGCCGCGAGCTGGGCTTCGGCGATCAGGAGGATGTACGGGCGCACGGTCTGCCCGGCATTCACCCACGTCGCCTGGGCGGGGTGGGAGGCCATGAGGACGGGCTGCCCGTCCTTGTCGATGGTCTGGACGGTGAGGCGGTTGGGGATGCGTTCAGCCTCCACGCGGCCCAGCAGGACCTGGGCGACTGCTTCAGCCGCAGCCCACGGGATGATGCGCATCCGGTTGGACGTGTCGAGCTGGCTGTGCAGATGCTGTGGGATCTGCACCCGGCCGCCCTTCCCGAGCCCAGGGAACTTCGCCGTCTTGAAGGAGAACACGCTGCTGGTGTTGATGGTCATGCTCGTCTCGTGGCCCACCCGCGGTGGGCCAGCGCTCAGTCCTGCGCGGCACTGAGCGGTTGGTTGCAGGT
Proteins encoded:
- a CDS encoding ParB/RepB/Spo0J family partition protein, with translation MSGRRGRPGGLSLHDQQIRAQASNDELNQVVKAAYASGVHEISLSEIDITGDWNPRGSLGNDPYGEADLAGLMAAIQEYGQLQPVLLRPHPDRTGPYRYQLVAGWRRYHSRRLLGDTVVLASVYSFRDDQLDALSTLENTQREELDQFEVVRGVFRTLAAQLNVEMDALPGLMSRVLKTGEDPHDLQDKLKVLTSASLSTFNTKYARVLRLRPAEIRAVYGRTVAPTVALELVRLGERPERSTLLQQAVDGAWSTRTAKDRVNEVLKGAQERPEVYDAALRVTRHLKPARLNALTTAQQAHVHDLLRQLEEAFAPS
- a CDS encoding ParA family protein, which codes for MVLTSQLRQQLPAVLSAVQRGQEFTLRHYATDVARIVPLTTVPKETPMRPTMTVLATYNQAGGSGKTSLTRDLGYALATRGHRVLLIDADPQASLTRWLGLFQTPEDGSVPTALSVQATIRQVLDETADTLPQPIPAFDMDVIPSNRHLKGAELYLSGQLPEEQGRLRRAIQALSHRYDYVLIDTPPADNALVLACIAASDLMIMPVTGSKGLDNIDNVSRVIRQARAINPGLNFGLFVVTGYNKNLLHDAEVYDALTQVYADLGPTAPPIAFRPGIYKDAPNAMQPVAVYRPKSPAVQEINAVTDAVVHAAARQAQLVAP
- a CDS encoding VWA domain-containing protein codes for the protein MTQQKWWQTPRIQKWAWDAWRYYSWRPTYRLTLTPSEPSAYVDMVNHVVVCNPEYPYPPLHLARHVRGLPADLHEFQQTYLESLIAHEAGHTHHSGLLPAGLHGQLVNMLEDERMERLTAVDFPHLTALFQLAADVDAAHAIEQGGLGGDVLRGCLLHRFTCHHPIWSFTPDQADAGLWPEVKAIVEEAWVAPTYDAVVDAARRILQILNLPEQAPEREEFRFFLDGGGQALLPQTPGPSLQGSAAGDGPGQLHGAEPRPIKPEVDPQVTPRAEHLQAQVQGEARRLAAALCPPALPDRTQPSRDRGRYRYDRHETGSERPFDLKVGVKRPGPAHLRLAIDVSSSMNYQDRLAHARRMAFILTLAAQQSGTPILATAFADDAQPLIQTGTLPTAALNAVADLQAYGNTRLAPTLQGLWSPVLPGRSITVILSDGALMERDYTQCAQLRARHDGLVVPILLDVQPDVAAAYERAFGPCVLMSDPAQLTTHVLTFLRTLLR
- a CDS encoding AAA family ATPase — encoded protein: MTINTSSVFSFKTAKFPGLGKGGRVQIPQHLHSQLDTSNRMRIIPWAAAEAVAQVLLGRVEAERIPNRLTVQTIDKDGQPVLMASHPAQATWVNAGQTVRPYILLIAEAQLAAKHTELAERWGALLHTIDQHAVTLPATEDQLATLSHTAEFKDDLQRVLDTLYYTGKLYADTCSWITGPLSAPSAWTHSPVLLGQSPRQPGEPGADLSEEGRLTRRAAYGIRALLVGPTGCGKTELGKRVALSTGSTIVSLKGRPGLEDRDMIGFISPTLQGARWVDGPLARAMRLAQQGTRTTLLIDELLRLDAYHRNALIGLLDDVSATELKATLGVDVPDGRYYTLDLPGAGEVLYAPTRLLSVLCTTNAGSSYTQSGELDPALLRRFQRVMFVSYPAEAVIMPVYAKAATPGTARVAYALEVATRSMTVDQGQLLARPMNTGVTLNFLAEVQDLVQAGLSETNALREALLVTVTPFCCELTDEGLPDPAAVNALKARLEEQFRKGLLHKAA